A single genomic interval of Clostridium facile harbors:
- the addA gene encoding helicase-exonuclease AddAB subunit AddA has product MNELTQQQLDEILLPEYLTPEQRAAIVSDQGSLLLSASAGSGKTFVLATRVVYQLSHREKNIWADQLLVVTFTRAAAKEMRKRISDQLNGLVAKFPEDEKLQRQKLLLQRAKITTIDAVCSDFVKDHFEELGLSPDFYIGDEIALKQQEDQVLSDLFEEQYAVQDQEFLRLSAYFHPKNDQKLHQAIIEIYHYMRTYPFPLQWLQNNLQNYERESCLADSPWGKKILEYADQTIEYCISLFQDGYQALQQSPVTYQFMEGYCQQTIFALQALNQQLQQSDWDTCCSLISRFKFPAKSRKKKPEGFEANLVSNQDKFYWEVARKQLKELKDAYFCCTEAEFQQDCKEQLPYLQKLFGMVEEFYHRMNQSKLERNMLDFTDLGLYTISLLFEKKDGSYQRTEVGDRIAAQFREILVDEVQDINPLQDMLFQALSFHGDNLFMVGDVKQSIYRFRLADPSIFIRRKQEYYPYGQGKFPATILLAENFRSRKEVTNTVNYLFEQWMTPGIGGLDYTQEPLRASAMYPENPQSCAELHFVDLSKLEKTERIEEEAEYIAGLIHRMYRDGYQVKGEDGTLRPCKLSDFAILLRNSKGNASVFANKLAEYQLDCRTENSQGYLQTREISLLLNLLRVIDNPLQDVPLLSILLSPVFGFTPDDLAEIRAVDKKIPLYRCVVLLAEQKQKCKEFLDQLSELRQAASLLSVEKLIQKIYDETLFYSLFGAEDSSEQRLANLRLMLYYASHYHNSHGQGLSGFLRYMDTAEQSQKELKSANMLTEESSAVQIMSIHKSKGLEFPICILANCVGKFNFQDMKQSFYIDHDLGFTMKHAEPELLKQYETIPFLASCLSGKQAVLSEELRILYVAMTRAKEKLILTVTSKYLNSLVSKAVAQAGRSSTIPVPSMLQANSFADWICMGFVRHPSLDGLRNFAGQHCEVLECSDNSKSQIKFVVAHPISQKEQQEEAEKEWEELHPDPQILEQIKQQLSWQYSDAALTQIPAKLSVTQIVKSQGENRKLKLRRPDFVAKKGLTPAEKGTATHLFVQFADFERAKQDLSQEINRMVEQGFLTQLQADNLDITGLNRLFHSELCKRMEQAIFCYRELDFFYEIDSTEVFSDSGVAGENILIQGIADCVIEESDGLVLVDYKTDHATKQQIKERYTPQLELYRRAIQEKLGKPIKECILYAISLGEEIKL; this is encoded by the coding sequence ATGAATGAGTTGACTCAACAGCAGCTGGATGAAATCTTATTGCCGGAATACCTCACCCCAGAGCAGCGTGCAGCAATTGTCAGCGACCAGGGCAGCCTATTGCTCTCTGCTTCCGCTGGTAGTGGGAAAACTTTTGTATTGGCAACCCGTGTGGTGTATCAGCTCTCCCACCGGGAAAAGAATATTTGGGCAGATCAACTATTAGTAGTTACTTTTACTCGTGCCGCTGCCAAGGAGATGAGGAAAAGGATTTCCGATCAATTGAATGGTTTAGTGGCAAAATTTCCAGAGGATGAAAAACTTCAAAGACAAAAATTGTTATTGCAACGGGCGAAAATTACCACGATTGACGCTGTTTGTTCGGATTTTGTCAAAGACCACTTTGAGGAACTGGGGCTTTCCCCTGATTTTTATATTGGGGATGAAATCGCTTTAAAACAGCAGGAAGACCAGGTGCTCTCTGATTTGTTTGAGGAACAATACGCGGTGCAAGACCAGGAGTTTTTGCGGTTGTCCGCTTATTTCCATCCGAAAAATGATCAGAAATTACATCAGGCAATTATTGAGATTTACCACTATATGCGTACTTATCCATTCCCCTTACAATGGTTACAGAACAATCTGCAAAATTATGAACGGGAGAGTTGTTTGGCAGATAGTCCATGGGGAAAGAAAATTTTAGAATATGCTGATCAGACTATAGAATATTGCATTTCTCTGTTTCAGGATGGGTATCAGGCATTGCAACAGAGTCCGGTAACCTATCAATTTATGGAGGGATACTGCCAACAAACTATTTTCGCTTTGCAGGCGTTAAACCAGCAATTACAGCAGTCAGATTGGGATACTTGTTGCTCCCTGATTTCCAGATTTAAATTTCCTGCAAAATCCCGTAAAAAGAAGCCAGAAGGATTTGAGGCGAACTTGGTGTCCAATCAGGATAAGTTTTATTGGGAAGTGGCAAGAAAACAACTAAAAGAGCTGAAAGATGCCTATTTTTGCTGTACTGAAGCGGAATTTCAGCAGGATTGCAAGGAACAGCTTCCTTATCTCCAAAAGTTGTTTGGGATGGTGGAAGAATTCTATCACCGGATGAACCAGTCAAAATTAGAACGGAACATGCTGGATTTTACCGATTTAGGGCTGTATACCATCTCATTGTTGTTTGAAAAAAAGGATGGCAGCTACCAACGGACAGAGGTTGGGGACCGCATTGCTGCCCAATTCCGTGAAATTTTAGTGGATGAAGTACAGGATATCAATCCATTACAGGATATGTTGTTTCAGGCTCTCTCCTTCCATGGGGATAATCTATTTATGGTAGGGGATGTAAAACAGAGCATCTACCGGTTCCGTTTGGCAGACCCTTCTATTTTTATTAGACGGAAACAGGAATATTACCCTTATGGGCAAGGAAAATTTCCTGCTACCATCCTGTTGGCGGAAAATTTTCGTAGTAGGAAAGAGGTTACCAATACGGTCAACTATCTATTTGAGCAGTGGATGACTCCTGGAATTGGAGGATTGGACTATACTCAGGAACCGTTGCGAGCTTCCGCTATGTATCCTGAAAATCCCCAAAGTTGTGCCGAACTTCATTTTGTTGACCTATCCAAATTGGAAAAGACGGAACGGATAGAGGAAGAAGCGGAATACATCGCAGGCTTAATTCATCGGATGTACCGGGATGGATATCAGGTGAAAGGGGAAGATGGAACCTTACGTCCCTGCAAATTAAGCGATTTTGCTATCCTGTTGCGAAACTCTAAAGGGAATGCCAGTGTTTTTGCCAACAAGCTGGCAGAATATCAACTGGATTGTAGGACCGAAAACAGCCAGGGGTATCTCCAAACCAGAGAGATTTCTTTGCTGTTAAACCTGTTACGTGTAATTGATAATCCATTACAGGATGTTCCTCTGCTTTCTATTTTATTATCTCCGGTATTTGGGTTTACGCCGGATGATCTGGCAGAAATCCGGGCAGTGGACAAAAAAATCCCCCTTTACCGATGTGTTGTATTACTGGCGGAACAAAAACAAAAATGTAAAGAGTTTTTAGATCAGCTATCTGAATTGCGCCAAGCAGCGTCTTTGTTAAGTGTAGAAAAACTGATTCAAAAGATTTATGATGAAACTTTGTTTTATTCCCTGTTTGGGGCGGAGGATTCCAGTGAGCAAAGGCTGGCAAATTTACGGTTAATGCTTTACTATGCTTCTCATTATCATAATAGCCATGGGCAGGGGCTGTCCGGATTTTTGCGCTATATGGATACTGCGGAACAATCCCAAAAGGAGTTGAAATCTGCCAATATGTTGACCGAGGAGAGTTCTGCTGTGCAGATTATGAGCATCCATAAAAGCAAAGGGCTGGAATTTCCCATCTGTATTTTGGCCAACTGTGTGGGAAAATTTAATTTTCAGGATATGAAGCAAAGCTTTTACATCGACCATGATTTGGGATTTACCATGAAACATGCTGAGCCGGAATTATTAAAGCAATATGAAACAATCCCATTTTTAGCATCCTGCCTTTCTGGAAAACAGGCGGTTTTAAGCGAGGAATTGAGGATATTATATGTTGCTATGACCAGGGCAAAGGAAAAATTGATCCTTACAGTTACCTCAAAATACTTGAACAGCTTGGTTTCTAAAGCCGTGGCGCAAGCGGGAAGGTCATCTACTATTCCGGTACCTTCTATGTTACAGGCGAACAGTTTCGCAGATTGGATTTGTATGGGATTCGTCCGCCATCCATCCTTGGATGGGTTACGGAATTTCGCGGGACAGCATTGCGAAGTGTTGGAATGTTCAGATAATAGCAAAAGCCAGATCAAATTTGTAGTAGCCCATCCTATTTCTCAGAAAGAGCAACAGGAAGAGGCAGAAAAAGAGTGGGAAGAACTTCACCCCGATCCACAGATATTGGAGCAAATCAAACAACAGCTTTCCTGGCAGTATTCAGATGCCGCTTTAACCCAAATACCAGCCAAATTATCAGTCACCCAGATTGTAAAATCCCAGGGGGAAAATCGAAAGTTAAAATTGCGCCGTCCGGATTTTGTAGCAAAGAAGGGGCTGACTCCAGCGGAAAAAGGGACGGCTACCCATTTATTTGTGCAGTTTGCGGATTTTGAACGAGCAAAGCAGGATTTATCCCAAGAGATTAATCGGATGGTGGAACAGGGATTTTTGACCCAATTACAGGCAGATAATCTGGATATTACTGGCTTGAATCGTTTATTCCACTCTGAATTATGTAAACGGATGGAGCAAGCTATATTTTGTTACCGTGAGCTGGATTTCTTTTATGAAATTGATAGTACCGAAGTGTTTTCAGATAGTGGCGTAGCAGGGGAAAATATCCTCATTCAAGGAATTGCTGATTGTGTTATAGAGGAATCAGACGGTCTTGTGCTGGTAGACTATAAGACAGACCATGCCACGAAACAGCAGATAAAAGAGAGGTATACCCCACAATTGGAGTTGTATCGTAGGGCAATCCAGGAAAAGTTAGGCAAACCGATAAAAGAATGTATTCTATACGCTATCTCCTTAGGGGAAGAAATCAAACTATAA
- a CDS encoding PD-(D/E)XK nuclease family protein translates to MLQLLLGPEHSGKFHVMLEQMADLSEHSTKKIMVLVPEQFSFRTERECNRRLPPHLRKNIQVLSFRRLSHAIFKQLGGLAGTYADNIAKTVMMHLAMREVQDGLQIYQNSIGKDGFSGLMLQTVDEFKNSAITPEQFELASSQIPDGKLKQKMQDVSLLYITYTAMLGNSYRDPSDDLTQATERAKGSRFFENTHVFLYGFVSFSQQQFRMLSLMLEQGDVTIALNGEKEDSSLFHTIRQTASSLKRMATKLGVSIKKPIYLTSRMENQELLFLQRHILRPQVEEYPQNSSSIKVLLASNEYSEIDEILSEIWKLVQEGYHFRDIALVTHDMEHYRNILESSLKKYQIPYFMDETVSVQDYAFMQCAIFLLQAAAASDLHSMVGILKSGYTKFDVTQVSIFENYLYTWNITASQLKNKFVQNPRGFVDEAHQLPSDQEDLQIAETIRFQLVKAVELVKQAGTTAAEIGSTLMEAMDLLEIPETISQKINSYYEQEKIPQAEEQQRIWDIFVNLLELLAVAAGEYAVELRLYTALFQTAMQEYDMGQIPQSMDSVLIGSADRMILDDPKIVFVFGANDGNFPYYPQFDGIFTDMDRIELEEMGISLSRPLRDRVLEERFYAYRILCSPTEKLYLTARLSDVGGEACYPSELIGQLQEMFGEDVVTYSDQLDYSHLCATHSAAFHQLAFHYHDTDPYTVTLKSYFLQQEEMQPFMHQLQAAAHQKKFRIEKQENVEKLFGKDMRISPTQAENFYKCRFLFFCANGMKAYPRKKADLDPLSLGTVVHHVMEALLKRPGFEGCTSKQLEQWIHEILEEFFISFMGGDINKTARFKTLYRNLEQSLLQLALRVQQEFLVSDFRPVSFEMPIQEDGEVKPVCIPLSNHGSVKIIGEIDRVDAYQKDGKTYLRVVDYKSGSGKVFRISDLYYGLSMQMLLYLFSLWENGQEKFNHPVPAGVLYMPADGSMGKFTLFQRSQGNEDMKQSVEEGFRMNGLLLQDSRIIQAMEKVEPGSSGKYLPVTMQETEDLPPEDEGNFSKKSLEFLVTMDEMAEVKDFVRSEILSLCERLLDGDIQPVPLKGYGEQKNGYACTYCAYQSVCGHQDNDPCNEVKTTKKKEFLEQIREEGEHE, encoded by the coding sequence ATGCTACAATTACTATTAGGGCCAGAACATAGTGGAAAATTCCATGTTATGCTGGAACAGATGGCGGATTTGTCAGAACACAGTACAAAAAAAATCATGGTATTAGTGCCAGAACAATTTTCGTTCCGCACAGAACGGGAATGCAACCGCCGATTGCCACCGCACCTCCGAAAAAATATCCAGGTATTGAGTTTCCGCAGGTTGTCCCATGCGATTTTTAAACAGTTGGGCGGCTTAGCTGGAACCTATGCAGACAATATCGCCAAAACAGTTATGATGCATTTGGCAATGCGGGAAGTACAGGATGGTTTACAGATTTATCAGAATTCCATTGGAAAAGACGGATTTTCTGGATTAATGCTGCAAACAGTGGATGAATTTAAAAATTCTGCCATTACACCGGAACAGTTTGAATTGGCGTCTTCCCAAATTCCTGATGGAAAATTAAAACAGAAGATGCAGGATGTTTCCTTATTATATATCACGTATACTGCTATGTTGGGGAACTCTTACCGGGATCCATCGGACGATCTTACTCAGGCAACGGAACGGGCAAAAGGCAGCCGTTTTTTTGAGAATACCCATGTTTTCTTGTATGGATTTGTCAGTTTTTCTCAACAACAATTTCGCATGCTCTCTCTGATGTTGGAACAAGGGGATGTTACAATTGCGCTTAATGGGGAAAAGGAGGATAGTTCTTTATTTCACACCATCCGGCAGACAGCCTCTAGCTTAAAACGGATGGCAACAAAATTAGGCGTTTCGATTAAGAAACCAATCTATCTGACAAGCCGAATGGAAAATCAGGAGCTGTTATTTTTACAGCGTCATATCTTACGCCCTCAAGTAGAGGAGTATCCACAAAATTCCAGTAGTATAAAAGTGTTGTTGGCATCAAACGAATACAGTGAAATTGACGAAATTTTATCTGAAATCTGGAAGCTGGTTCAGGAAGGATACCATTTTCGGGATATTGCTTTGGTTACCCATGATATGGAACATTACCGCAATATTTTGGAAAGCAGCCTGAAAAAATATCAGATCCCTTATTTTATGGATGAAACGGTTTCGGTTCAAGACTACGCTTTTATGCAGTGCGCCATATTTTTATTACAGGCCGCGGCGGCATCGGATTTACATAGTATGGTGGGAATTTTAAAATCCGGTTATACCAAATTTGATGTTACCCAGGTTTCTATCTTTGAGAACTACCTGTATACCTGGAATATCACAGCTTCCCAACTAAAAAACAAATTTGTCCAGAATCCCCGTGGATTTGTGGATGAGGCACATCAGCTTCCTTCTGACCAGGAAGATTTGCAAATAGCCGAAACTATCCGATTCCAACTGGTAAAAGCGGTGGAATTGGTAAAGCAGGCAGGTACGACAGCTGCTGAAATTGGTTCCACACTGATGGAAGCAATGGATTTACTGGAGATACCCGAAACAATCTCCCAAAAAATCAACTCTTATTATGAACAGGAAAAAATTCCGCAGGCAGAGGAACAACAAAGGATTTGGGATATTTTTGTAAACCTATTGGAATTGTTGGCGGTTGCCGCAGGGGAATATGCTGTTGAACTCCGCCTGTATACCGCACTATTTCAAACCGCTATGCAGGAATATGATATGGGGCAAATTCCCCAAAGTATGGATAGTGTTTTGATTGGTTCTGCAGACCGTATGATTTTAGATGACCCAAAAATCGTGTTTGTGTTTGGTGCCAATGATGGAAATTTTCCGTATTATCCACAGTTTGATGGAATTTTTACAGATATGGATCGGATAGAACTGGAAGAAATGGGAATTTCACTCTCCCGTCCGTTGAGGGATCGGGTTTTAGAGGAACGGTTTTATGCGTACCGTATTTTATGCTCTCCCACCGAGAAATTATACTTAACTGCAAGGTTGTCCGATGTGGGAGGGGAAGCTTGCTATCCATCGGAACTAATCGGACAATTGCAGGAAATGTTTGGGGAGGATGTTGTTACTTATTCGGATCAGTTGGACTATTCTCATTTATGTGCAACCCATTCTGCTGCCTTCCACCAGCTAGCATTTCATTACCATGATACTGACCCATATACAGTCACGCTAAAATCTTATTTTTTGCAACAGGAAGAAATGCAGCCGTTTATGCATCAATTGCAGGCGGCAGCCCATCAGAAAAAATTTCGGATAGAAAAACAGGAAAATGTAGAAAAACTGTTTGGAAAGGATATGAGAATATCCCCAACCCAAGCAGAAAATTTTTATAAGTGTCGATTTTTGTTCTTTTGTGCCAATGGGATGAAAGCGTATCCTAGAAAGAAAGCGGATTTAGACCCGCTTTCTTTGGGGACAGTGGTACATCATGTAATGGAAGCATTACTAAAACGCCCCGGGTTTGAAGGATGTACTTCAAAACAGTTGGAACAGTGGATTCACGAAATATTAGAGGAATTTTTTATTTCGTTTATGGGTGGGGATATCAACAAAACCGCCCGCTTTAAAACGCTTTACCGCAATTTAGAACAAAGTCTGTTACAGCTTGCACTCCGGGTACAACAAGAGTTTTTGGTCAGTGATTTCCGCCCGGTATCGTTTGAGATGCCAATCCAGGAGGATGGAGAAGTAAAGCCGGTTTGCATTCCGCTTTCCAACCATGGCAGTGTAAAAATTATTGGGGAAATCGACCGGGTAGATGCCTACCAGAAAGACGGAAAAACCTATTTACGGGTTGTGGATTATAAATCTGGAAGTGGAAAGGTGTTCCGTATCTCCGATTTGTATTATGGTCTGAGCATGCAGATGCTTCTCTATCTATTTTCCTTGTGGGAAAATGGACAGGAAAAATTTAACCATCCAGTACCAGCTGGTGTGTTGTATATGCCAGCTGACGGAAGTATGGGGAAATTTACATTGTTCCAGCGGAGCCAAGGAAACGAGGATATGAAACAGTCGGTAGAAGAAGGGTTCCGAATGAATGGGCTGCTGTTGCAGGATTCCAGGATTATCCAGGCAATGGAAAAAGTAGAGCCAGGCTCCAGTGGAAAGTACCTTCCAGTTACTATGCAGGAAACAGAAGATTTGCCTCCGGAGGATGAGGGGAACTTCTCGAAAAAGTCTTTGGAGTTTCTTGTGACAATGGATGAAATGGCGGAAGTAAAAGATTTTGTTCGTTCGGAAATTCTTTCCCTTTGCGAGCGGCTTTTGGATGGGGATATTCAACCTGTGCCGTTGAAAGGATATGGAGAACAAAAAAATGGTTATGCTTGTACGTACTGTGCCTATCAGTCGGTATGTGGACATCAGGACAATGATCCATGCAACGAAGTGAAAACCACCAAAAAGAAAGAATTTTTAGAACAGATTCGAGAGGAGGGGGAGCATGAATGA
- the spoIIR gene encoding stage II sporulation protein R produces MKKAEVAVLFGLILAIMVGSFVGFEADCREISQSVFRLHILANSDSQEDQDLKLKVRDRILQDTQGLFESTGDLQQTEEQVAQHLPEIREIALDEIHKQGYSYDVQIYMVNMWFETRTYDTITLPAGNYDALRIVIGNGEGHNWWCVLYPPLCVPAAEPQETMDDVLNQQELEVVNSDPKYEVRFAVLEWWEKLKQNME; encoded by the coding sequence ATGAAAAAAGCAGAAGTGGCGGTATTGTTCGGATTGATTTTAGCCATTATGGTGGGGAGCTTTGTTGGTTTTGAAGCAGATTGTAGGGAGATTTCCCAGTCTGTATTTCGGCTACATATTTTAGCCAATTCTGACAGCCAGGAAGATCAAGATTTAAAATTAAAGGTGCGTGATAGGATTTTACAGGATACCCAGGGTTTGTTTGAATCAACAGGGGATTTACAACAGACAGAGGAACAGGTAGCACAGCATTTACCGGAAATCAGGGAGATTGCACTGGATGAAATCCATAAACAAGGTTATTCCTACGATGTTCAAATTTATATGGTAAATATGTGGTTTGAAACAAGGACATACGATACGATTACTTTGCCAGCTGGAAATTATGATGCCCTACGGATTGTAATCGGAAATGGAGAAGGGCACAACTGGTGGTGTGTACTTTATCCACCCCTTTGTGTGCCAGCAGCGGAACCACAGGAAACTATGGATGATGTGTTAAACCAGCAGGAACTGGAAGTAGTAAACAGCGACCCAAAATACGAAGTGCGGTTTGCTGTGTTGGAATGGTGGGAAAAATTAAAGCAAAATATGGAATGA
- the ispE gene encoding 4-(cytidine 5'-diphospho)-2-C-methyl-D-erythritol kinase → MNCIKIKAPAKLNLSLDITGQREDGYHLLEMVMQTIHLYDQITLEKSNEISLECDCPDIPCNGKNLAVKAAKAFFHATHLDGGVKITLQKRIPHGAGMGGGSSDAAAVLKGLNRLYHTPLSTKQLDKIGLKLGADVPFCLHGGTMLVTGIGENLLELQDMFPCWFVVAKPEQGLSTVEVYQAYDALEEQQMIRPKTNGVIQAIYEKDLETLSRSMANVLEYAVPLQEIAEIRQTMHQHGAYIAQMTGSGSAVFGIFEQEEDAKECAVSLSQTYQQVYVCKPCKK, encoded by the coding sequence ATGAATTGTATTAAAATAAAAGCCCCGGCAAAATTGAACCTTTCCCTAGATATTACCGGGCAGCGTGAAGATGGATATCATTTGCTGGAAATGGTAATGCAAACCATCCATTTGTACGACCAGATTACCTTAGAAAAATCCAATGAAATTTCGTTGGAATGCGATTGCCCGGATATTCCTTGTAATGGAAAGAATCTTGCGGTTAAGGCGGCAAAAGCATTTTTTCATGCGACCCATCTGGATGGAGGCGTCAAAATCACACTGCAAAAACGGATTCCCCACGGTGCAGGCATGGGAGGAGGAAGTTCCGATGCGGCGGCTGTGTTAAAAGGTTTGAACCGGTTATACCATACCCCGTTATCAACCAAACAATTGGATAAAATTGGGCTGAAATTGGGAGCGGATGTTCCATTTTGCCTTCATGGAGGGACTATGCTGGTTACTGGCATTGGAGAAAACCTGCTGGAATTACAGGATATGTTCCCTTGTTGGTTTGTTGTGGCAAAGCCAGAACAGGGATTAAGTACAGTGGAAGTATACCAAGCATATGATGCGCTAGAAGAACAACAGATGATCCGCCCAAAAACCAATGGGGTAATTCAGGCTATTTACGAAAAGGATTTAGAAACATTATCCCGGTCTATGGCCAATGTGTTGGAATATGCTGTACCGCTCCAGGAGATAGCGGAGATCCGCCAGACAATGCACCAGCATGGGGCTTATATCGCCCAGATGACAGGAAGCGGTTCCGCCGTGTTTGGTATTTTTGAACAAGAAGAAGATGCCAAAGAATGTGCGGTTTCCCTTTCCCAGACTTATCAGCAGGTGTATGTATGCAAGCCCTGTAAAAAATAA
- a CDS encoding aminotransferase class I/II-fold pyridoxal phosphate-dependent enzyme: protein MIDYSKILSQKVVSLAPSGIRKFFDIANEMEDVISLGVGEPDFKTPWVIRQAGIHTLERGRTWYSSNAGLSELRKEISSYLDRRFSLQYDPQEEIFITVGGSEGIDMCIRSMVEPGDEVLVVEPCFVSYAPIVTVSGGTVVPIPTCEKDDFRLTPEALKSHITEKTKLLVLPFPNNPTGGIMHREDLEAIAEVLRDTNIMVLSDEIYAELTYGGKHVSIASIEGMRERTIVINGFSKTYAMTGWRLGYAAGPKEIIKQMLKLHQFAIMCAPTTSQYAAVCATKECDHDIEEMAAEYDTRRRYLVDALRKMGLSCFEPKGAFYAFPNISCTGMTSDEFCNTLLQEEHVAVVPGTAFGASGEGFVRISYCYSVNHLMEAMKRMERFVKRHTKGENK, encoded by the coding sequence ATGATCGACTATAGTAAAATTTTATCTCAGAAGGTAGTTTCCCTGGCGCCTTCTGGTATCCGTAAATTTTTTGATATTGCCAATGAGATGGAAGATGTTATCTCATTGGGGGTAGGGGAGCCAGATTTTAAGACCCCTTGGGTAATTCGTCAGGCTGGCATTCACACTTTAGAACGTGGTCGTACCTGGTATTCTTCCAATGCTGGTTTATCTGAGTTGAGAAAGGAAATTAGCAGCTATCTGGATCGCCGTTTTTCTTTACAATATGACCCACAGGAGGAAATCTTTATTACCGTTGGCGGCTCGGAAGGGATTGATATGTGTATCCGTTCCATGGTGGAACCGGGGGACGAAGTTTTAGTAGTAGAACCTTGTTTTGTTTCCTACGCACCAATTGTGACCGTGAGTGGGGGGACAGTTGTTCCAATCCCTACTTGTGAAAAAGATGATTTCCGTTTGACTCCAGAAGCGTTGAAATCACATATTACAGAAAAAACAAAGCTTTTGGTACTACCTTTTCCAAATAATCCAACAGGTGGGATTATGCACCGGGAGGATTTAGAGGCAATTGCGGAGGTGTTACGGGATACCAATATTATGGTATTATCCGATGAAATCTATGCGGAACTGACTTATGGAGGCAAACATGTTTCAATTGCTTCCATTGAGGGGATGCGGGAACGCACTATTGTCATCAATGGTTTTTCCAAAACCTATGCGATGACAGGATGGCGTCTTGGTTATGCCGCAGGGCCAAAAGAAATCATTAAACAGATGTTGAAATTACATCAGTTTGCCATTATGTGCGCACCTACTACCAGCCAATATGCTGCTGTTTGCGCTACAAAGGAATGTGATCATGATATTGAAGAGATGGCCGCAGAATATGACACTCGTCGCCGGTATTTGGTGGATGCTTTGCGGAAAATGGGACTTTCCTGTTTTGAACCAAAAGGGGCATTTTACGCATTCCCAAATATCAGTTGTACTGGTATGACGTCGGACGAGTTCTGTAATACCCTGTTACAGGAAGAACATGTAGCAGTGGTTCCAGGTACTGCGTTTGGTGCCAGCGGGGAGGGATTTGTCCGTATTTCTTACTGTTATTCTGTAAACCATTTGATGGAAGCAATGAAACGGATGGAACGCTTTGTAAAACGCCATACCAAAGGGGAAAATAAATGA
- a CDS encoding Lrp/AsnC family transcriptional regulator, producing the protein MDKLLTLLSQNARFTNAQLAVMLGTTEKEVEQKIEDYTKRGIIRGYKVLLDYEKLDMDLVMAFIEVKVTPKSTHGFDEIAKSIMKFHEVDSVYLISGGYDLSVIVTGKTFRDIAIFVSSRLAPLDSVISTRTNFVLTRYKEGGIVTCDTDVDERGQGIL; encoded by the coding sequence TTGGATAAATTATTAACATTACTTTCCCAAAATGCTCGTTTTACAAATGCGCAGCTGGCAGTGATGCTGGGAACTACCGAAAAAGAAGTGGAGCAGAAAATCGAAGATTATACAAAACGGGGAATTATCCGCGGATATAAAGTATTGTTGGATTATGAAAAATTGGATATGGATTTGGTAATGGCTTTTATAGAAGTAAAAGTTACTCCAAAATCTACCCATGGTTTTGATGAAATCGCAAAATCAATTATGAAATTCCACGAAGTGGACAGCGTTTATTTGATCTCTGGTGGTTATGACCTCTCTGTGATTGTAACAGGAAAAACCTTCCGTGATATCGCAATCTTTGTTTCCAGCCGTTTGGCGCCGTTGGATTCTGTTATTTCCACACGCACCAATTTTGTTTTGACTAGATATAAAGAGGGCGGCATTGTCACTTGTGACACCGACGTCGACGAGAGGGGCCAAGGCATTTTATGA
- a CDS encoding ACT domain-containing protein has product MKAVITVIGKDMVGLLTKVSGVCANHNANVLEVTQSVLQDLFAMIMLVDISKLDGDLTDLSNDMKDLGEKIGVQIHVMHEDIFNTMHRI; this is encoded by the coding sequence ATGAAAGCAGTTATTACAGTAATTGGTAAAGATATGGTTGGCCTGCTCACAAAAGTAAGTGGTGTTTGCGCAAACCATAACGCAAATGTATTGGAAGTAACACAATCTGTATTGCAGGATTTATTCGCAATGATTATGTTAGTAGATATCTCCAAATTAGATGGGGATTTAACAGACCTTTCCAATGATATGAAAGACCTGGGAGAAAAAATCGGTGTTCAAATCCATGTTATGCATGAAGATATTTTTAATACCATGCACAGAATTTAA